A window of Polynucleobacter sp. KF022 genomic DNA:
GAAACTCCTTTAAAACGCCCATAAATGCTTTCCTTTGAACATGGATCCAGATTAACCCGAAATTAACCCCATAACTTTCTTGCTTACCCCACTTTTTACTTTAAAATCCTATCTTTAAGCAATTTCCACCCATAAATACCCTTTTTAGGAATTTTGTAAATGAGTGACAAGCCCTGTATGGACAAGGATCGCCGTAATTGGTTGATCGCCACTTCGGCGGTTGGCGGTGTAGGCGCAGCTGCAGCCCTTTACCCTTTTGTGGACAGTTTTGAGCCTTCTGAGCGTGCTAAAGCCGCCGGAGCCGCTGTTGAAATCGATATCGCTGGCATGCAGCCGGACGAAATGAGGATGGTTGAATGGCGCGGCAAGCCTGTTTGGGTGGTTCGTCGTACCCCTGAGCAAGTTGCTGAGTTATCAAAGATTGATAGCGAATTGGCTGATCCAGATTCTTTGCGTGACCCAGCTCAATTTACGCCTCCTTACGCCCAAAATCAGTGGCGCTCCATTAAGCCTGAGTACCTTGTAGTTGTGGGCATTTGCACCCATTTGGGCTGCTCTCCTACCGCTAAGTTTGAATCAGGTGCACAACCTTCTTTGCCTAATAATTGGCCAGGCGGCTTCCTTTGCCCATGCCATGGTTCGACATTTGATATGGCCGGCCGTGTATTTAAGAACAAACCAGCCCCAGACAATATGGAAGTACCGCCGCATATGTATTTGAGCGATACCAAGATTCTGGTTGGCGAAGATAAGAAGGCCTAAGGAGAGATAAATGGCATTTCACGAAAAAGAAGTTCCTGCAGACGCTTCAGCCGCCGTAAAGTTAATGGCATGGGTTGACTCACGTTTGCCTGTTACAGACGCATTCAAGCGTCATATGAGTGAGTACTACGCTCCTAAGAACCTGAATTTTTTCTATATCTTTGGTGCATTAGCTATTGTGGTTTTGGCAATTCAGATCATTACTGGAATTTTCCTAGTGATGAACTACAAGCCAGACGCAGCTAAGGCATTTGAGTCTGTCGAATACATCATGCGCGAAGTGCCATGGGGTTGGTTGATTCGCTACATGCATTCAACTGGTGCCTCAATGTTCTTCGTAGTGGTTTATCTACATATGTTCCGTGGCTTGATCTACGGCTCCTATCGCAAGCCACGTGAATTGATTTGGATTTTCGGTTGCGCAATTTTCTTGTGCTTGATGGGTGAGGCGTTCTTTGGTTACTTGCTCCCATGGGGTCAAATGTCCTATTGGGGTGCACAAGTAATTGTGAACTTGTTCTCAGCGATCCCATTTATTGGCCCAGACCTATCTTTGTGGTTGCGTGGCGACTATGTTGTTGGTGATGCTACCCTCAATCGTTTCTTTGCATTCCATGTGATCGCTATTCCATTGGTATTGATTGGACTAGTTGCTGCTCATATTCTTGCGTTGCATGAAGTGGGCTCAAACAATCCAGATGGCGTAGAAATTAAAGAGAATTTAGATGCAAACGGTCATCCAGTTGATGGCATTCCGTTCCATCCTTATTACAGCGTTCACGACGTCATGTACTTGGGCGGATTCTTAATGGTATTTGCTTGTGTCGTATTCTTTGCGCCAGAGATGGGCGGATACTTCTTGGAAGCAAATAACTTTATTCCGGCTAATCCATTTGTAACGCCAACACATATTGCTCCGGTCTGGTATTTCACGCCGTTCTACTCCATGTTGCGGGCAACGACCACTAACTTCTTATTGCCTTTGTGGATCTTCTTGGCAGTCATTCTTGGAATGTTTGCGAGAAGTTCAAGCGATAAAAAAGTGAAGGGCGCATGTGCCGCAATCGCAGTGATATTGGCCGCTGGCTTCTACCTGTTTGATGCTAAGTTTTGGGGCGTTGTGATCATGGGCGGTTCTGTTGTCATCATGTTCTTCTTGCCTTGGCTTGATAAGTCACCAGTGAAATCAATTCGCTATCGTCCACAGTTCCATAAATATATTTATGGTGTGTTCGTTGTGAGTTTCATTATCTTGGGCTACTTAGGTATTGAGCCACCATCACCAGTATTCGAAAAGATTTCTCAGATTTGTACGATTTATTATCTGGGCTTTTTCTTGGCAATGCCTTTCTGGAGCAAGCTTGGTACGTTCAAGCCAGTTCCAACGCGCGTTACTTTTAAGCCCCATTAATTCACGCCTGAGATATCAGCAAAGAGAAACTAGGAACTAGCATGAAACGAATTCTGCAAACTTTGATGGGCGTCTGCCAAGCAACAGTATTGGTTGCGGCCCTCGGCTTTGGTGTTAATGCCAATGCAAATGAAGGTGGCTTTCCTTTAGATAAAGCCCCTGATCGTGTAAGTAGCAATGCCTCATTACAAAATGGCGCAAAGATTTTTGTGAACTATTGCTTAAATTGCCACTCAGCAACAAGCATGCGTTACAACCGCTTACGCGATATCGGTTTGACAGATCAGCAAATTAAAGACAATTTGATTTTGACTGATGCCAAGGTTGGCGATCTGATGACGATTTCCATGACACCTAAAGAAGGTAAGGCATGGTTTGGTAAGACTCCGCCAGATTTATCTGTTGAGGCTCGTGCCCGTGGTATCGACTGGCTCTATACCTACTTCCGCACTTTCTATAAAGATGACAACACTCAAACTGGATGGAACAACTTGGTATATCCAAACGTGGGTATGCCGCATGTTTTATGGCAGTTGCAGGGTGAGCGTGCTGCGAAGTTCGACGAGCGCAAAGATCCTCATGACGACAGCAGGGTTGAAAAAGTATTTGTAGGCTTTGAGCAATTAACCCCAGGCACAATGAAGTCACAAGAGTACGACGACAATATCGCCGACTTAGTTGCTTTCATGTCATGGATGGCTGAGCCAGTGCAATTAGAGCGTAAACGCCTTGGCGTAGTAGTCCTCTTGTTCTTGGCAATCTTCACCATCTTGGCTTGGCGTTTGAACAAGGCCTACTGGAAAGATATTCACTAATTAAATGAAATGAGCTCTACAAGTAGAGCTCATTCGTGATGAGATTTAACGCTGATGTGCGTTTGTTGTATTGAAGTAGAAATTTAAGGAAATAAATTTATGATGGTGTTGTACTCGGGTACTAATTGCCCATTCTCGCAACGCTGCCGTTTGGTGCTTTTTGAAAAAGGCATGGATTTTGAAATCCGCGATGTTGACTTGTTTAATAAGCCAGAAGACATCTCCGTAATGAACCCTTATGGCCAAGTGCCTATCTTGGTTGAGCGCGACTTAATTTTGTATGAATCTAACATCATCAATGAATATATTGATGAGCGTTTCCCTCATCCACAATTGATGCCGCCTGATCCAGTGGCGCGCGCACGTGCACGACTCTTCCTTTTTAATTTTGAGAAAGAGTTGTTTGTACACGTAGCAGCTTTGGAGAACGAAAAGGGTAAGGCTGCTGAGAAGGTTCATGAAAAAGCGCGCTTAGCGATTCGCGATCGCCTGACTCAGTTGGCGCCAATATTTGTCAAAAACAAATATATGTTGGGTGACGAGTTCTCAATGCTAGATGTTGCCATTGCTCCATTGTTATGGCGTCTTGAGCACTATGGCATTGATCTCTCTCGCAATGCTGCTGCCTTACTGAAATACGCTGAGCGTATTTTTAGTAGACCTGCATACATTGAGGCATTGACTCCTTCTGAGAAGGTAATGCGCCGCTAAGTTTTGCTAGCGGTTCATTACTAGTCGGCATGTCTGACATTCCAAGTAACAAACCCTATCTAATCCGTGCTCTACATCAGTGGTGCACGGATTTTGGTTTTACACCCTTCATTGCTGTATTTGTTGATGCTCGGGTGGAGGTTCCTATGGAGTTTGTTAAGAACGATGAAATTGTCCTTAACCTGTCACTTGAGGCTTGCCATCAGCTCCAGATGGAAAATGATTGGATTAGCTTTCAGGCCAGATTTGGTGGGATTCCTCGAAAAATTATGGTGCCAGTAAGCCATGTCCTGGCCATTTACGCCCGGGAGAATGGTCAGGGTATGTCTTTTCCATTTGACCCAGCGCAGGCCCGTGATTTGCATATTGCCGATGCCTCGGATGGAGCCCCAGAAAAACCTAAATCTTCAAGACCAGCCTTGAAGGTTGTGAAATAGGCTAAAATATATCCCGTTGCCCCTTTAGCTCATCTGGTAGAGCAACTGATTTGTAATCAGTAGGTGGTCTGTTCGAGTCGGACAAGGGGCACCATAAATACAAAGCTCACTGCTACAAACAGTGAGCTTTTTTATTAATCTTTAGAAAGGC
This region includes:
- the petA gene encoding ubiquinol-cytochrome c reductase iron-sulfur subunit, which produces MSDKPCMDKDRRNWLIATSAVGGVGAAAALYPFVDSFEPSERAKAAGAAVEIDIAGMQPDEMRMVEWRGKPVWVVRRTPEQVAELSKIDSELADPDSLRDPAQFTPPYAQNQWRSIKPEYLVVVGICTHLGCSPTAKFESGAQPSLPNNWPGGFLCPCHGSTFDMAGRVFKNKPAPDNMEVPPHMYLSDTKILVGEDKKA
- a CDS encoding cytochrome bc complex cytochrome b subunit, coding for MAFHEKEVPADASAAVKLMAWVDSRLPVTDAFKRHMSEYYAPKNLNFFYIFGALAIVVLAIQIITGIFLVMNYKPDAAKAFESVEYIMREVPWGWLIRYMHSTGASMFFVVVYLHMFRGLIYGSYRKPRELIWIFGCAIFLCLMGEAFFGYLLPWGQMSYWGAQVIVNLFSAIPFIGPDLSLWLRGDYVVGDATLNRFFAFHVIAIPLVLIGLVAAHILALHEVGSNNPDGVEIKENLDANGHPVDGIPFHPYYSVHDVMYLGGFLMVFACVVFFAPEMGGYFLEANNFIPANPFVTPTHIAPVWYFTPFYSMLRATTTNFLLPLWIFLAVILGMFARSSSDKKVKGACAAIAVILAAGFYLFDAKFWGVVIMGGSVVIMFFLPWLDKSPVKSIRYRPQFHKYIYGVFVVSFIILGYLGIEPPSPVFEKISQICTIYYLGFFLAMPFWSKLGTFKPVPTRVTFKPH
- a CDS encoding cytochrome c1 produces the protein MGVCQATVLVAALGFGVNANANEGGFPLDKAPDRVSSNASLQNGAKIFVNYCLNCHSATSMRYNRLRDIGLTDQQIKDNLILTDAKVGDLMTISMTPKEGKAWFGKTPPDLSVEARARGIDWLYTYFRTFYKDDNTQTGWNNLVYPNVGMPHVLWQLQGERAAKFDERKDPHDDSRVEKVFVGFEQLTPGTMKSQEYDDNIADLVAFMSWMAEPVQLERKRLGVVVLLFLAIFTILAWRLNKAYWKDIH
- a CDS encoding glutathione S-transferase N-terminal domain-containing protein codes for the protein MMVLYSGTNCPFSQRCRLVLFEKGMDFEIRDVDLFNKPEDISVMNPYGQVPILVERDLILYESNIINEYIDERFPHPQLMPPDPVARARARLFLFNFEKELFVHVAALENEKGKAAEKVHEKARLAIRDRLTQLAPIFVKNKYMLGDEFSMLDVAIAPLLWRLEHYGIDLSRNAAALLKYAERIFSRPAYIEALTPSEKVMRR
- a CDS encoding ClpXP protease specificity-enhancing factor, yielding MSDIPSNKPYLIRALHQWCTDFGFTPFIAVFVDARVEVPMEFVKNDEIVLNLSLEACHQLQMENDWISFQARFGGIPRKIMVPVSHVLAIYARENGQGMSFPFDPAQARDLHIADASDGAPEKPKSSRPALKVVK